Proteins encoded in a region of the Roseateles sp. SL47 genome:
- a CDS encoding hybrid sensor histidine kinase/response regulator, translated as MPAERSGAQSSVDLELLRLIAKQGRRVPYPVGLAALALAAMSTSVVPAGLAFGWLAAVYAVLALRWWMLGRLPDMHEEPLQHRLNWAVGLSLLNGTVFATSLGVAPWLTDFQRTVQTIVLLGLCAGAVATTAGHRLVFQAFLWPVTVANALAWGLGGVAAEDRWLNVLLAALIVFYAVILISLAKDTYRVFAESVLIRQQQIKNNQQLRQALSQAESAMAAKTRFLASASHDLRQPMHTLSLFGAALAKRPLDDEGTVIVTQMNLALQSLSSQMDALLDISKLDAQVVPVNNQVFALQPWLSRLQREFQPAAQRKHLMLRLDCPPDACVESDPVLLERVVRNLIDNAIKYTQRGEVSVEVSRGQDEGLWRLSVRDTGMGIPDHEQSRIFEEFYQVGNPERDRAKGLGLGLSIVTRLVDLLDLHLALRSVPGQGSSFMLNVTAADPAEIQPGQEARKGGSLPPIRVLVIDDEEPVRVAMHALLMAHGCQVLVAGSTREGLLKSMGHPPDLLLTDFRLRGGEDGISAVRSLRSAFPGLPALLVSGDTAPERLREAHEAGLTLLHKPVSEEQLISAMQAALAGQRREVADGHTVRGGTANPV; from the coding sequence ATGCCGGCCGAACGTAGCGGCGCGCAGTCCAGCGTCGACCTGGAACTGCTGCGGCTGATCGCCAAGCAGGGGCGCCGGGTGCCCTACCCGGTGGGTCTGGCCGCGCTGGCGCTGGCGGCGATGAGCACCTCGGTGGTGCCCGCCGGGCTGGCCTTTGGCTGGCTGGCGGCGGTGTATGCGGTGCTGGCGCTGCGCTGGTGGATGCTCGGCCGTTTGCCGGACATGCATGAGGAGCCGCTGCAGCACCGGCTGAACTGGGCGGTGGGCCTGAGCCTGCTCAACGGGACGGTGTTTGCCACGTCCCTGGGTGTGGCCCCCTGGCTGACCGACTTCCAGCGCACCGTGCAGACCATCGTGCTGCTGGGCCTGTGTGCCGGCGCCGTGGCCACCACGGCCGGTCACCGGTTGGTGTTCCAGGCTTTCCTCTGGCCGGTGACGGTCGCCAATGCGCTGGCCTGGGGGCTGGGCGGCGTGGCGGCCGAGGACCGCTGGCTGAATGTGCTGCTGGCCGCGCTGATCGTCTTTTACGCCGTCATCCTGATCAGTCTGGCCAAGGACACCTACCGCGTCTTTGCGGAATCGGTGCTCATCCGTCAGCAGCAGATCAAGAACAACCAGCAGTTGCGTCAGGCGCTTTCGCAGGCCGAATCGGCCATGGCGGCCAAGACCCGCTTCCTCGCATCTGCCAGCCATGACCTGCGCCAGCCGATGCACACCCTGTCGCTTTTCGGCGCGGCGCTGGCCAAACGGCCGCTGGATGACGAGGGGACGGTCATCGTCACGCAGATGAATCTGGCGCTGCAGTCGCTGTCCTCCCAGATGGATGCGCTGCTGGACATCTCCAAGCTGGATGCCCAGGTGGTGCCGGTGAACAACCAGGTGTTTGCCCTGCAGCCCTGGCTGTCCCGCCTGCAGCGCGAATTCCAGCCGGCCGCTCAGCGCAAGCACCTGATGCTGCGCCTGGACTGCCCGCCGGATGCCTGCGTCGAAAGCGACCCGGTGTTGCTGGAACGGGTGGTGCGCAACCTGATCGACAACGCCATCAAATACACCCAGCGTGGCGAAGTGTCGGTGGAGGTGAGCCGGGGCCAGGACGAAGGGCTGTGGCGCCTGTCGGTGCGTGACACCGGCATGGGCATTCCGGATCACGAGCAGTCGCGCATCTTTGAAGAGTTCTACCAGGTCGGCAACCCCGAACGGGACCGCGCCAAGGGACTGGGCCTGGGCTTGTCCATCGTCACCCGTCTGGTGGACCTGCTGGACCTGCATCTGGCGCTGCGCTCCGTGCCCGGCCAAGGGTCCAGCTTCATGCTGAATGTGACGGCGGCCGACCCGGCCGAGATCCAGCCGGGCCAGGAAGCCCGCAAGGGCGGGTCGCTGCCGCCGATCCGGGTGCTGGTCATCGACGACGAAGAACCGGTGCGGGTGGCCATGCATGCGCTGCTGATGGCCCATGGCTGCCAGGTGCTGGTGGCCGGCTCCACCCGGGAAGGCCTGCTGAAGAGCATGGGCCATCCGCCCGACCTGTTGTTGACGGATTTCCGTTTAAGGGGTGGCGAAGACGGCATCTCCGCCGTACGCTCGCTGCGCAGCGCGTTCCCCGGGCTGCCCGCCCTGCTGGTGAGCGGCGACACCGCGCCGGAGCGGTTGCGGGAAGCGCATGAGGCCGGGCTGACCCTGTTGCACAAGCCTGTGAGCGAAGAACAATTGATCAGCGCAATGCAGGCCGCACTGGCCGGGCAGCGCAGGGAGGTAGCAGATGGCCACACTGTCCGGGGAGGCACCGCCAACCCAGTCTGA
- a CDS encoding GGDEF domain-containing response regulator produces MHESAIKAERSVRIQIVEDERIVALDLRAGLEELGYEVVGIASNEPDALRLARHTEPDLVLMDIHLDRGSDGISAARKLREMLAVPVIFLSAYGEPETLKRAAEAAPYGYLLKPYELRELNATVRMAMVRRAVERKTEEGERRLRLALESARLAVLELRADQSGHHLRWVGQEAVPELLSLTRAASLMELSLGLDARGQAALQALLQVGTPVDITCAWTSDGEPARWLEIHARHFEPEGLVIGMVRDVSERVERENRLRQASVAFDATDEAILFLDGDQRVLSCNSAFAQLTGWSVQEVIGHQPDEFLFARRQGDAVREADTRQWHGEVTCRRRDGSYFPALQHFAAVVDEDGRASHHVLSFADISEIRQAQHALHHQAMHDALTGLGNRALLQQALQGIDGPVALFFMDLDGFKTINDTLGHDAGDDLLKQVSTRVRSLLRKDDVAVRLGGDEFVVLLRQTAREDIALQIAGKLLAAVARPVTLELSGPQGPILQSVLITASMGVALYPLHVDNPHTLLRAADAAMYQAKARGRCRAVVFESAMADVASHRLKLEQGLRVALEQKQFCLAWQPVVDLRSGRMVGAEVLLRWIHPEMGDVPPSRFIPVAEDTGLITAIGAWVLDEAVAQAAAWRAQGLEELRVAVNVSVRQFDQDDMPNRVAQTLMRHRFPAGLLELELTESLIAQEVSTEQALHRLRALGVRLSLDDFGTGFSSLAQLIALPMDRLKIDRSFINGQAPEGSAQAVVRSIVALASGLNLGITAEGVETLDQQQWLLSLADMDAQGYFFHQPMSADAFAVLLSRSGAPP; encoded by the coding sequence ATGCATGAATCAGCGATCAAGGCTGAACGATCGGTGCGTATCCAGATCGTGGAAGACGAACGAATCGTGGCCCTGGACCTGCGAGCCGGGTTGGAAGAACTGGGTTATGAGGTGGTGGGCATCGCCTCCAACGAGCCGGACGCGCTGAGGCTGGCGCGGCATACCGAGCCGGACCTGGTGCTGATGGACATTCACCTGGACCGTGGCAGCGACGGCATCAGTGCCGCGCGCAAGCTGCGGGAGATGCTGGCAGTCCCTGTCATCTTCCTCAGCGCCTATGGCGAGCCGGAAACCCTGAAACGAGCCGCTGAGGCGGCCCCCTACGGCTATTTGCTCAAACCCTACGAACTGCGCGAACTCAACGCCACCGTCCGGATGGCGATGGTGCGGCGGGCGGTGGAACGCAAGACGGAGGAGGGCGAGCGGCGCCTGCGCCTCGCGCTGGAATCGGCCCGGCTGGCCGTGCTGGAGCTGCGGGCGGATCAGTCCGGCCACCACCTGCGCTGGGTGGGCCAGGAAGCGGTGCCGGAACTGCTGTCGCTCACCCGCGCCGCAAGCCTGATGGAGTTGAGCCTCGGGCTGGATGCCCGGGGCCAGGCCGCGCTGCAGGCGCTGCTGCAGGTGGGCACACCGGTGGACATCACCTGCGCCTGGACCTCCGACGGCGAGCCCGCCCGGTGGCTGGAGATCCATGCCCGGCATTTCGAACCGGAGGGCCTGGTCATCGGCATGGTGCGGGATGTCAGTGAGCGGGTGGAGCGAGAAAACCGCCTGCGCCAGGCGTCGGTGGCTTTTGATGCCACCGACGAGGCCATTCTTTTCCTGGACGGGGACCAGCGGGTGCTGAGCTGCAACAGCGCTTTTGCCCAGCTCACCGGCTGGAGCGTGCAGGAGGTCATCGGCCATCAACCCGACGAGTTCCTGTTTGCCCGCCGCCAGGGCGATGCGGTGCGGGAAGCTGACACACGCCAATGGCACGGTGAAGTCACCTGCCGCCGCCGCGATGGCAGCTATTTTCCGGCCTTGCAGCATTTTGCGGCGGTGGTGGATGAGGACGGGCGGGCCAGCCATCACGTGCTGAGCTTTGCCGACATCAGCGAGATCCGCCAGGCGCAGCATGCGCTGCATCACCAGGCCATGCATGACGCGCTGACCGGCCTGGGCAACCGGGCGCTTCTTCAGCAGGCCTTGCAGGGGATCGACGGGCCGGTGGCGCTGTTCTTCATGGACCTGGACGGCTTCAAAACGATCAACGACACGCTGGGCCATGATGCGGGTGACGATCTGCTCAAGCAGGTGTCCACCCGCGTCCGCAGCCTGCTGCGCAAGGACGACGTGGCGGTGCGGCTGGGCGGCGACGAATTCGTGGTGCTGTTGCGGCAGACGGCCCGGGAGGACATCGCCCTGCAGATCGCAGGGAAGCTGCTGGCGGCCGTCGCCCGGCCGGTCACGCTGGAACTGAGCGGGCCCCAAGGTCCGATCCTTCAATCGGTGTTGATCACCGCCAGCATGGGGGTGGCGCTGTATCCGCTCCATGTAGACAACCCTCACACCCTGCTGCGGGCGGCGGATGCGGCCATGTACCAGGCCAAGGCGCGTGGCCGCTGCCGTGCGGTGGTGTTTGAATCGGCCATGGCGGATGTGGCCAGCCATCGGCTGAAGCTGGAGCAGGGCCTGCGGGTGGCGCTGGAGCAGAAGCAGTTCTGCCTGGCCTGGCAGCCGGTGGTGGACCTGCGCAGCGGACGCATGGTCGGGGCCGAGGTGCTGCTGCGCTGGATCCATCCGGAGATGGGAGACGTGCCGCCGTCGCGTTTTATTCCGGTGGCTGAGGACACGGGCCTGATCACGGCCATTGGCGCATGGGTCCTGGACGAGGCGGTGGCCCAGGCGGCGGCCTGGCGGGCCCAGGGGCTGGAGGAGCTGCGGGTGGCGGTGAATGTGTCGGTCCGCCAGTTCGATCAGGACGACATGCCCAACCGCGTGGCGCAGACACTCATGCGCCATCGATTCCCGGCCGGGCTGCTGGAACTGGAGCTGACCGAATCCCTGATCGCGCAGGAAGTGTCCACCGAACAGGCGCTGCACCGGCTGCGGGCGCTGGGCGTGCGCCTGTCACTGGATGACTTCGGCACGGGTTTTTCCTCCCTGGCCCAGCTGATTGCCTTGCCGATGGACCGGCTGAAAATCGACCGCAGCTTCATCAATGGCCAGGCGCCGGAAGGGTCGGCCCAGGCGGTGGTGCGCAGCATCGTGGCCCTGGCCAGCGGTCTGAACCTGGGCATCACGGCCGAGGGGGTGGAAACCCTTGATCAGCAGCAATGGTTGTTGTCCCTGGCCGACATGGATGCCCAGGGGTATTTCTTCCACCAGCCCATGTCCGCCGACGCATTCGCCGTGCTCCTGTCACGCTCCGGTGCGCCGCCGTGA
- a CDS encoding sensor histidine kinase, translating into MMLRIDGFEKTGSPAGASLASQGGPMSGHASSVTLTAVSALSAIQELEQDNASRLRQVLDNLFVFVGVLLPDGRVIETNRAPLEAGGLSKDDVIGRPFWQTAWWTHDPLLVHWMEDAVLRVASGDTVRRDVVARMAGDSRMDVDFMLAPLVDDQGLVTHLIASGMDISARRNSERALARSEDRFRRAFEGATVGMGLIDADGRIALANESMARMFGYTKDELTGLSVHELVPQRQRTGHHGLVRSFMRQPSLRYMAERQELYALRRDGSEFSVEIGLNPLPDSDGQQVLVTINDVTERRATQDQIERALTEKTALLNEVHHRVKNNLQVISSLLNLQARHADEQVKDALRDSQSRVHSMALMHQLLYERSDFNALDMGPYLRQLVHLLRHTFLGASEQIQLAVEVPAGHPWRMDLSHAIPCGLVVTELVTNAIKHAFPDGRNGSISVRLGGRTEGLLDGGTTGPREPLPWLEVADDGVGLPDGIDVSAARSLGFQLLPLLAGQCGARFSIERCGGTCARLSWPRDGLDDGTGDPHA; encoded by the coding sequence ATGATGCTGAGAATCGATGGATTCGAGAAGACAGGCTCACCGGCCGGCGCATCGCTGGCCAGCCAGGGAGGTCCGATGTCTGGCCATGCAAGTTCGGTCACCCTGACCGCCGTGTCCGCGTTGTCGGCCATCCAGGAGCTGGAACAGGACAACGCGTCGCGCTTGCGGCAGGTGTTGGACAACCTGTTTGTGTTTGTCGGGGTGCTGCTGCCGGATGGCCGTGTCATCGAAACCAACCGTGCACCGCTGGAGGCCGGGGGCCTCAGCAAGGACGATGTCATCGGCCGCCCCTTCTGGCAGACCGCCTGGTGGACTCACGATCCCTTGCTGGTCCACTGGATGGAGGACGCGGTCCTGCGCGTGGCCAGCGGGGACACCGTGCGGCGCGACGTCGTGGCCCGCATGGCTGGCGACAGCCGCATGGATGTGGACTTCATGCTCGCGCCGCTGGTGGACGACCAGGGCCTGGTCACCCATCTCATCGCCTCGGGCATGGACATCAGCGCGCGGCGCAATAGCGAGCGGGCGCTGGCCCGCAGTGAAGACCGCTTCCGCCGCGCCTTTGAAGGCGCCACCGTGGGCATGGGCCTGATCGATGCCGATGGGCGTATTGCCCTGGCCAATGAAAGCATGGCCCGCATGTTCGGCTACACCAAGGACGAACTGACCGGGCTGTCCGTGCATGAACTGGTGCCGCAGCGGCAGCGCACCGGCCATCACGGGCTGGTGCGCAGCTTCATGCGGCAGCCGTCGCTGCGCTACATGGCCGAGCGCCAGGAGCTGTATGCCCTGCGCCGCGACGGTAGCGAGTTCTCGGTGGAGATCGGCCTGAATCCCCTGCCGGATTCGGACGGCCAGCAGGTGCTGGTCACCATCAACGATGTGACCGAACGGCGAGCCACCCAGGACCAGATCGAACGGGCCCTGACAGAAAAAACCGCGCTGCTCAATGAGGTCCACCACCGCGTCAAGAACAACCTCCAGGTCATTTCCAGCCTGCTGAACCTGCAGGCCCGACATGCCGACGAGCAGGTGAAGGACGCCTTGCGGGACAGCCAGAGCCGCGTGCATTCCATGGCGCTGATGCACCAACTGCTGTACGAGCGCTCGGATTTCAATGCGCTCGACATGGGACCTTACCTGCGGCAGCTGGTGCACCTGCTGCGCCACACCTTCCTGGGGGCCAGCGAGCAGATCCAACTGGCGGTGGAGGTGCCGGCCGGGCATCCCTGGCGCATGGACCTCTCCCACGCCATTCCCTGCGGCCTGGTGGTGACCGAGCTGGTGACCAATGCCATCAAGCATGCGTTTCCGGACGGGCGCAACGGCTCCATCAGCGTGCGGCTGGGCGGTCGTACCGAAGGCCTGTTGGATGGCGGCACCACCGGCCCGCGTGAGCCGCTGCCCTGGTTGGAGGTGGCCGATGACGGTGTGGGGCTGCCGGACGGCATCGATGTCTCCGCAGCCCGCAGCCTGGGGTTCCAGCTGCTGCCGCTGTTGGCGGGTCAATGTGGCGCGCGGTTTTCGATCGAGCGGTGTGGCGGCACCTGTGCCCGCCTGAGCTGGCCCCGGGACGGGCTGGACGACGGCACGGGAGACCCTCATGCATGA
- a CDS encoding cytochrome b — protein MTTARPSYRPAKLRYDGFAMLLHWVLAVAIIGAFSVGLYMTDLPFSPTRLKLYNWHKWAGVTILALSALRLLWRLINRPPADLPMPAWQARAAHLVHGLLYVAFFAVPLSGWAYSSAAGFPVVWFGVLPLPNLVEADKALAHTLKEVHELLAYGLAALVLAHLGAVVKHVVLDRDGLLKRMLPGRG, from the coding sequence ATGACCACCGCCCGCCCTTCCTACCGGCCCGCCAAGCTCCGCTATGACGGCTTTGCCATGCTGCTGCACTGGGTGCTGGCCGTGGCCATCATCGGTGCCTTCAGCGTCGGGTTGTACATGACCGATCTACCGTTCTCGCCCACCCGGCTCAAGCTGTACAACTGGCACAAGTGGGCCGGGGTGACCATTCTGGCGCTGTCCGCCCTGCGCCTGCTGTGGCGCCTGATCAACCGCCCGCCGGCCGACCTGCCGATGCCGGCCTGGCAGGCCCGTGCGGCCCATCTGGTGCACGGCCTCCTGTATGTGGCTTTCTTCGCCGTGCCGCTGAGCGGCTGGGCCTACAGCTCGGCCGCCGGCTTCCCGGTGGTGTGGTTCGGTGTGTTGCCGCTGCCCAATCTGGTGGAAGCGGACAAGGCGCTGGCCCACACGCTCAAGGAAGTCCATGAACTGCTGGCCTATGGCCTGGCGGCCCTGGTGCTGGCCCACCTGGGCGCGGTGGTCAAGCATGTGGTGCTGGACCGCGACGGCCTGCTCAAGCGCATGTTGCCAGGCCGTGGCTGA
- a CDS encoding YceI family protein: MAQSKPAAKAAASAAAPSTAPATAPAAAKLVPTGSDITFTFKQMGVPVDGHFKRFDAQLAFDPKKPETGKVSLAIDLSAATLGDPAFDAELLKPEWFNTKKVPQATFQSTSIKALGGGKFEAAGKLSIKGQVRDVVVPVTLAQAGGTTTATGVVAIKRLDYNIGDGEWKDTSMVANDVQVKFKLAFTGVAPL, encoded by the coding sequence ATGGCCCAGTCCAAGCCGGCCGCCAAGGCCGCTGCCAGCGCCGCAGCGCCCAGCACGGCTCCGGCCACTGCACCGGCCGCCGCCAAGCTGGTGCCGACCGGCAGCGACATCACCTTCACCTTCAAGCAGATGGGTGTGCCGGTGGACGGCCACTTCAAGCGCTTTGATGCCCAGTTGGCCTTTGACCCGAAGAAGCCGGAAACCGGCAAGGTGTCGCTGGCCATCGACCTGTCGGCCGCCACGCTGGGAGATCCGGCCTTTGACGCCGAACTGTTGAAGCCGGAATGGTTCAACACCAAGAAGGTGCCGCAGGCCACCTTCCAGTCCACCTCCATCAAGGCGCTGGGCGGCGGCAAGTTCGAAGCCGCTGGCAAGCTGAGCATCAAGGGCCAGGTCCGTGATGTCGTGGTGCCGGTGACGCTGGCCCAGGCCGGCGGCACCACCACCGCCACCGGCGTGGTCGCCATCAAGCGGCTGGACTACAACATCGGCGACGGCGAATGGAAGGACACCTCCATGGTCGCCAACGACGTGCAGGTGAAGTTCAAGCTGGCCTTCACCGGCGTGGCACCGCTCTGA
- a CDS encoding YceI family protein, translating into MKKALILASLLALGAAAHAETATYQIDPTHTYATFEILHFGTSTNRARFEKKEGTVQFDRAGKTGKVDITFDMTGISSGSTAFDKHLSGKDFFDVASFPSAKFVGDKFSFNGDKVTTVGGTLTLKGKTAPVTLKATNFNCYQNPMLKREVCGGDFETVIDRTQWGIDYGLAYGFSKEVKIIIQVEAVKQ; encoded by the coding sequence ATGAAAAAAGCACTGATCCTCGCTTCCCTGCTGGCCCTGGGCGCTGCTGCTCACGCAGAAACCGCCACCTACCAGATCGACCCGACCCACACCTACGCCACCTTCGAAATCCTGCACTTCGGCACCTCGACCAACCGTGCCCGTTTTGAGAAGAAGGAAGGCACCGTGCAGTTCGACCGCGCGGGCAAGACCGGCAAGGTGGACATCACCTTTGACATGACCGGCATCAGCAGCGGTTCCACCGCCTTCGACAAGCACCTGTCGGGCAAGGACTTCTTCGACGTGGCCAGCTTCCCGAGCGCCAAGTTCGTCGGCGACAAGTTCAGCTTCAACGGCGACAAGGTCACCACCGTGGGCGGCACGCTGACCCTGAAGGGCAAGACCGCTCCGGTGACCCTGAAGGCCACCAACTTCAACTGCTACCAGAACCCCATGCTCAAGCGTGAAGTCTGCGGTGGCGACTTCGAAACCGTGATCGACCGCACGCAATGGGGCATCGACTACGGCCTGGCCTACGGCTTCTCCAAGGAAGTCAAGATCATCATCCAGGTCGAAGCCGTCAAGCAGTAA
- a CDS encoding histidine kinase, which produces MPASLTATQRWQQFSRNAEQGFHAYASWLVSITWRRFVVLSVLLVLGANVLQGIPPFSFSWRVAEDASDDSPRRIAKPAKPAKPEKPAKQEKPSTSDDSSTAHPRSGSDSASPASGAGSAPSSSHDDSRDTKGEEGLRYEIQIDSRGVRIMPRSSPSAAASSASAAASSSAAIDNPNDLPSVDIRIPNKEQREAVREAVEDARRALQEAAEDARQAQADAEEARRELEQARENASEAVQEAMEPKVRYRRVHLGDFLDKLAVIIVLASALIKATYKGRIQAEAKAAQATETAEAESLRRQVVEARMAAMQAQVEPHFLFNTLASIDHLIETDPPRASQMQRNLIALLRASMPTMREANANGGVRELGREMAVIRPYLDILQMRMEERLQPEIQVPDGLLSAEFPPMMIQGLVENAIKHGLEPKAEGGSLKIKAEVVHGKLSVTVADTGLGFGRAATSGTGVGLANIRERLSLLYGKAASVTVAENQPSGTVVTITVPYKTAHSHQEQGVHA; this is translated from the coding sequence ATGCCCGCCTCCCTCACAGCCACCCAACGGTGGCAGCAGTTCTCGCGTAATGCCGAGCAGGGCTTCCATGCCTACGCCAGCTGGCTGGTTTCCATCACCTGGAGGCGGTTTGTGGTGTTGTCGGTGCTGCTGGTCCTGGGCGCCAATGTGCTGCAGGGCATCCCGCCCTTCTCCTTCAGCTGGCGGGTGGCCGAGGACGCCAGCGATGACAGCCCCCGCCGGATCGCCAAACCCGCCAAGCCTGCAAAGCCCGAAAAGCCCGCCAAGCAGGAAAAGCCCAGCACCAGCGACGACAGCAGCACCGCGCACCCCAGGTCTGGGTCCGATTCCGCCTCACCGGCCAGCGGTGCGGGAAGCGCCCCCTCCAGCAGCCATGACGACAGCCGCGACACCAAGGGCGAAGAGGGGCTGCGCTATGAGATCCAGATCGACAGCCGCGGCGTGCGCATCATGCCGCGCAGCAGCCCATCGGCGGCGGCTTCCAGCGCCTCGGCGGCGGCCAGCAGCAGCGCCGCCATCGACAACCCGAATGATCTTCCGTCGGTAGACATCCGCATTCCCAACAAGGAACAGCGCGAAGCCGTGCGGGAAGCCGTGGAGGACGCCCGCAGGGCCCTGCAGGAAGCCGCCGAAGACGCCCGGCAGGCCCAGGCCGATGCGGAAGAAGCCCGCCGCGAACTGGAGCAGGCCAGGGAAAACGCCAGCGAGGCCGTCCAGGAGGCCATGGAGCCCAAGGTCCGTTACCGCCGTGTGCATCTGGGCGATTTTCTGGACAAGCTGGCGGTGATCATTGTGCTGGCCTCCGCCCTGATCAAGGCCACCTACAAGGGCCGCATCCAGGCCGAAGCCAAGGCTGCCCAGGCCACCGAAACCGCCGAGGCGGAATCGCTGCGCCGCCAGGTGGTGGAGGCCCGCATGGCCGCCATGCAGGCCCAGGTGGAGCCGCACTTCCTGTTCAACACGCTGGCCTCCATCGACCATCTGATTGAAACCGACCCGCCCCGGGCCTCGCAGATGCAGCGCAACCTCATCGCCCTGCTGCGTGCCTCCATGCCCACCATGCGGGAGGCCAATGCCAACGGCGGTGTGCGTGAACTGGGCCGCGAGATGGCGGTGATCCGCCCCTATCTCGACATCCTGCAGATGCGCATGGAAGAACGGCTGCAGCCCGAGATCCAGGTGCCGGACGGCCTGCTGTCGGCCGAGTTCCCCCCGATGATGATCCAGGGCCTGGTGGAAAACGCCATCAAGCATGGCCTGGAACCCAAGGCCGAAGGCGGCAGCCTGAAGATCAAGGCCGAGGTGGTGCACGGCAAGCTGTCCGTCACCGTGGCCGACACGGGCCTGGGCTTTGGCCGCGCCGCGACCTCCGGCACCGGTGTGGGCCTGGCCAACATCCGCGAGCGGCTGTCGCTGCTGTATGGGAAGGCGGCCAGCGTCACCGTGGCCGAGAACCAGCCCAGCGGCACCGTCGTCACCATCACGGTCCCCTACAAGACCGCTCATTCTCATCAGGAACAAGGAGTGCATGCATGA
- a CDS encoding LytR/AlgR family response regulator transcription factor: MSTITAPRAVLADDERLMREQLRSRIAEVWPELQIVGEAKNGLEAVELTRELKPDLVFLDIRMPGLTGVEAARQIAQLPDDDEWVMPEIVFITAYDQYAVEAFEQGACDYVLKPAERDRLAVTVERIRKRLAQRSGEAEPEGPSPGTLQQLLHKLSARINPQSAPRYLQWIQASVGQTIQMIPVEEVLFFISDEKYTRVQTPTVEALIRKPIKELVDELDPAVFWQIHRSTLVNVKAINGITRDFRGRQLVGVRGLDEKLEVSRSYTHLFKGM, from the coding sequence ATGAGCACTATCACCGCCCCCCGCGCCGTCCTGGCCGACGATGAACGGCTGATGCGCGAGCAATTGCGCAGCCGGATTGCCGAAGTCTGGCCGGAGCTGCAGATCGTCGGCGAAGCCAAGAACGGCCTGGAGGCCGTGGAGCTGACCCGGGAACTCAAGCCCGACCTGGTGTTTCTGGATATCCGCATGCCGGGCCTGACCGGCGTGGAAGCCGCCCGGCAGATCGCCCAGCTCCCCGACGACGATGAATGGGTGATGCCTGAAATCGTCTTCATCACCGCTTACGACCAATATGCGGTGGAGGCCTTTGAGCAGGGCGCCTGCGACTACGTGCTGAAGCCGGCCGAACGGGACCGCCTGGCGGTGACGGTGGAACGCATCCGCAAGCGGCTGGCCCAGCGCAGTGGCGAGGCGGAGCCGGAGGGCCCGTCCCCGGGCACGCTGCAGCAGCTGCTGCACAAGCTCTCCGCCCGCATCAATCCGCAGTCGGCTCCGCGTTATCTGCAGTGGATCCAGGCCTCGGTCGGCCAGACCATCCAGATGATTCCGGTGGAAGAGGTGCTGTTCTTCATCAGCGACGAGAAATACACCCGGGTGCAGACGCCCACGGTGGAGGCGCTGATCCGCAAGCCGATCAAGGAACTGGTGGACGAACTGGACCCGGCCGTGTTCTGGCAGATTCACCGGTCCACGCTGGTGAATGTGAAGGCCATCAACGGCATCACCCGCGATTTCCGTGGCCGCCAGTTGGTGGGGGTGCGCGGGCTGGACGAGAAGCTGGAAGTCAGCCGCAGCTACACCCACCTGTTCAAGGGCATGTAA